The Pusillibacter faecalis genome has a window encoding:
- a CDS encoding GNAT family N-acetyltransferase, protein MDITLRQEASGDYEQSESVTREAFWNQYAPGCMEHYLLHIMRTCPAFIPELDIVALSQNMVVGHAICLRAVIHADSGREHSVLTLGPLSVLPAYQHRGIGGRMIAELKDRAKTLGFPAILLCGDPDYYKRQGFLPAEVFGIRTADNLYLTALQACELSEHALRGAEGRYCEDAVYAVDPSAALAFDRHFPPKTPLNGTPSQKRFQTLAAMYREADTKLRADG, encoded by the coding sequence ATGGATATCACCTTAAGGCAAGAGGCCTCTGGAGACTATGAACAATCAGAGTCCGTCACCCGGGAAGCCTTTTGGAATCAATACGCCCCTGGCTGTATGGAGCACTATCTGCTGCATATCATGCGGACGTGTCCGGCTTTTATACCGGAGCTGGACATCGTGGCTCTCTCCCAGAACATGGTAGTCGGCCATGCCATCTGCCTGCGGGCCGTGATTCATGCGGATTCCGGCCGGGAACATTCGGTCTTGACTCTGGGGCCGCTCTCCGTGCTTCCCGCATATCAGCACCGCGGCATCGGCGGGCGGATGATTGCAGAGCTCAAGGACCGGGCCAAAACACTGGGGTTTCCTGCCATCCTCCTGTGCGGTGATCCGGATTACTACAAGCGGCAGGGGTTTCTTCCCGCAGAGGTATTTGGTATCCGCACGGCGGACAACCTGTATCTCACAGCGCTCCAGGCCTGCGAGCTATCGGAGCACGCGCTTCGCGGCGCAGAGGGGCGCTACTGTGAGGACGCGGTCTACGCCGTGGACCCATCCGCCGCGCTGGCATTCGACCGGCATTTCCCGCCCAAGACTCCGCTTAACGGTACGCCTTCTCAAAAGCGATTCCAGACACTTGCTGCCATGTACCGTGAAGCAGATACGAAACTGCGCGCAGATGGCTGA
- a CDS encoding TlpA family protein disulfide reductase — translation MRNHKTWAVLALALVVLIGGASILYGKLSGEMLPPDQMAASTEDAEPEKVAAPDFTVYDGTGTEVRLSDYVGKPIVLNFWASWCGPCQSEMPEFDAAYEELGEDIHFLMVNMTDGSRETVETATAFIEEAGYSFPVLYDTESDAAISYQAYSLPTTYFIDAEGYMIARATGALDADTLQQGIDMILS, via the coding sequence ATGAGAAATCATAAAACATGGGCGGTACTGGCTCTGGCTTTGGTGGTGCTGATCGGCGGGGCATCCATTCTCTACGGGAAGTTGAGCGGAGAGATGCTGCCGCCTGATCAAATGGCAGCCTCCACAGAGGACGCAGAGCCTGAGAAGGTAGCGGCCCCGGATTTTACAGTATATGATGGCACTGGAACGGAAGTCCGGCTCTCAGATTATGTGGGCAAGCCGATTGTGTTGAATTTCTGGGCTAGTTGGTGCGGTCCCTGCCAAAGCGAGATGCCGGAATTTGACGCGGCCTATGAGGAACTGGGCGAGGACATTCATTTCCTCATGGTCAACATGACCGATGGCAGCCGGGAGACCGTGGAAACTGCCACAGCTTTCATAGAGGAGGCGGGCTATTCCTTCCCGGTGCTCTATGATACGGAGTCGGATGCGGCCATCTCCTATCAGGCCTATTCGCTTCCAACCACCTATTTTATTGATGCGGAGGGCTATATGATTGCTCGGGCCACAGGTGCCCTGGATGCAGATACGCTCCAGCAGGGGATCGATATGATTCTCTCCTGA